TTACCATTAAGTGTTATTAATTACAATAAAcctattgaaaatttgaaagggATTTATAGCCgtctaagagcattagcattccCCAATGCTAATGCCAAATGTAAGGGATATTTGGTATTTCAAGCCCCAAAATGTATTGCATCAAGAAATGCTATTGCtaagtattgcaaatttttttgcaatagtgcgatagtgcaattctatctttagaattgcattgtagcacaattctaaaaaaaactaatattttattgtgtctctctctctatccgtCTCTCAATCTTTGATTCTCTCTCCTTTCAGTCCTCACTCACTCCTTCTTTTCAGACTCAAAACTCCATAGCctacaaaactcaaaactccATAGCCACCAAAACTCTAGATCAGTGTGGTGGAGTGGAGATCGGCGTTTGGGGTTTGGCGCAGagatttttgtttgggtttgttgTGGGTTCGGATTGGTGTGGGTTTGGGTGTGGTGTGGAGATTGGCGTTGGGCTGTGGGTTTGTCGTGGGTTCGGATCGACGTGGGTGATCGGCGTTGGGTTGTGAATTTCTgcaggtgttttttttttttgggtgattggtGATCAGTGTGGTGTTTGGGTGATCAGCGTTGGGCTGTGGAGATTTGcaggtggtttttttttgggtgattggtGTGGTGTTTGGGTGATTGGTGTTGGGCTGTGGTGTTTGGGTGATTGGTGTTTGATggtctgggtttttttttttttttttttggtgttgatgGTAGATTATGGGTTGCTGGTGGTGGTATTAGGTGTGTGTAGTGCAACGGTGGTGGGTGGTGGTGGGCATGTGGTGATGGtgttttttgtaaaatttgtggttgttgaacaaaaagaatgagaaagaaagaataaattatGGTGATTGgaggaaatattattttattgtgtagatatattattttaatgagtagaatagggaAATAAAAGTTTGGGATACGggaagtattgtaaaatggtatggtataatgataaaatagctttttaaaatggtaaaatagagtagaattGGAATGGTGGGATACTGATGCTTTAAGGATTTATTTGTATTTgctgtttctccaaaaaaagaaaaaaaagatttatttgtTTAGGCTGAAAAATGGGTGGATAGAATTAGAaaactcaggaaagaaaagtgggtcattttctttgtttggttcaCGTGGACGATGGGGAATAAAAAGTAGGTTAGTGTGTTTTCTACCGGGCCCACATAAACAATATCCACGTAATGggagaaaaagggagagaaaaagtgTGTCAGTGGATGAAAATTATGTTTCTACTCATTTCCTTTCCCTGCGCCATTATGTAActctatacattttttttttttgatacaaacTCTATACATAATGATAATACACTATcttcttccttcattttttaactattatttcttcttttcctcattTTCTAATTAGGATAAAACTGCACAActaattcaattatttatttatttatttactttttcaaatgTATAAAGTTGGtggataaataaatataatataataagtaGAATGTGTTCACTTTTATAAGATGCAATATTTACTAATTTAGTTGAACTTTATACacttatttttctattcttctATTTTTCCATTGTCACATTCAAATGGACTctattatgattattttgtttGTCCTTCAAGTAGGATTAGATAATGATTTGGATTAGAATTATATCGGATTTGGGCCTTTGACCTAGATTGgactttaatatttttaacacaacTTATGACACATGACTACTATAATTGGACTGGAAGTAGGATTATGATTACTTTGTTTATACTCCaaataaaattatgattattttgttCACACTCTACATAGGATTAGATAGTGAATCTAGATGAGAGTTATACACACAGATTTGGGACTTTGACCAAGATTGGACCTTAAGACCAAGATTACATTGTTTTCTTAGaggatatatataaaatatatattaattatcttaTACATTAAATATATGTATTCTTCATCTCACGATCGTAAGAGTCACGtggtgtgtgagagagagaatgcaTACATTTTATGCATGACATACCTTTTTGTAAACAAAAGGTGTTTTCTACACCAAACCCTTATAAAATCTCCTTCAATATTAATAACATGTCAGAAGTTTCTACTATATTTTGCTCTTAACGCTTACAACTTGATTAGCTACATTATTATTCTGAACGTGAATGTAACTAAGCCGAATGATTTGTCGTggaattgttttgttttgtttttctcaatGATTTGTTGGCTTCTTTTTCACGTAACATAAAGATATGGAAGCTGATTAATCTTTAAACAACCACGTGCAAATAGGAAAACTGTACGGGGTAAAACACCAAATGGTAGTGGTGATGAATTTAGTAGTAGACACACAAGCTCCCTTAAATGgttcaaaatccaattttgcagcaaaatataatcaatttcatTACTCTCTTTATGGTACAAGTACAGTGGCCTCTTAACTACCGTacattcaaagaaaaaaaaaaaaaaccctctagGTTTTGGAGCCCCAAAAAACATCTGGCTAACAAAGCCACCCCTTGCAAAATTTAAAAGGTAATTATGAGGAAAAATGAAAGTCACTGAGGACTAAGTTACATTGTTGAATGTCCATGTAACACATTAAGCCGTTGCTTAAAGTTATTTTCATGATGCAGGGGCATATTCTTGCATTGCTGTAGCCAGCTTATTTCGATCTTCCTCCGTTTTTGTCCTAATTAAGAAGGTTCGTGCAACAACTTTATCACTTCCATCATTATCACCCTACAAATATAGAGAGAAACCATACAATTCAGAATCCATAACATAAGTTACAAGACAAGAGCCTCAAGGAATAATACTTGACATAGAAAAGAATCGCTGTATAAGACATCCAGATCATATGTTACTGATAGGTTCTAAACCATCAGATTCAggcctctcttttcttttttcttttttatgagtaGGCCCCTATTTGATTAACACTTCTTGAATTACAAGTCGCATGCTTACTACCACCAAAATTTGTGTGTTAGTTCTTTTGGGACAAGAAACAGAATGGCAAACCAAATTCACACAAAGCAGGTTGTTGCAGGAGCAATTTTAACTATAGTTGAAATTTCTTCAGAGGGGCATCTAAGAGCACCATGTTTCTATGTTTCTAAATATGTTATCAGATTATAGataataaattgataaaaatatgcATTAACAATAATAGCAAAAGATGCATTCACATCATGATCCACAAAGATATCTGTAATTTTGTTTATAGGGTCAAAGATATTAGGGTTTAATACAAAGAGACCCCCAATGATACGGGTCATTTATGAAACACACCCTCTATGCTTTAAAATTGACTTTTAAAACCCTTGGTTTTAAAAATAACGCAATTGACCCCTTTTGTTAGACTTCTGTCACTTTTATTGGACAGAAACTAACTACATGAGAATAGGTGTTACGTGGGAATAAGTTGCTGACTTGCTGTGTGTTATGAACTGGAAAATTACACTGTGCACGTGATTTGGCTCATGTGATGCCAATGTGATCCTTTTGGTCCAATAAAACTGACGGAAGTCTAATAGAATGGAAAATTGTGATCTGCTTAAAAAGTCAGTTTTATAGCACATGAATTGTGTTATAAAACTAACATGTATAGGTCCTCTAAAAATATTCAATCCTGACTTCTACAAGGCTGCCTTCTAGTATTATTACATGTATGACAACCACataaactaaaaaacaatgtaaaTTAAATATGCAGTTTCATCGTGTATTTACCGAAGTATGGAATATTGCAACAATGGAATTCTTCTGCAAATTTGTCTTGATGCCAGGGTATAGCAAAGCATTAAGCAGCAGTTTCCCAACCTGTAAGGAGTAAATGTTAGAAAAGAgtgatatattttattttgataagtagagagtgaaacagaaaaacaattaaaagatGCAAAGGTTTAAAGTACATCGTATAGTGAATTATTTAACAAGATAACGTTGTGcatgttataataataataatataaagttATACGGGAGAAAAAGAATTGTTAAATCATACTACCTCATCCCATATTATTGGTCCTTTTGTTCCATTTTCAGATTTCCCAGAATATTTTCACTTGAAAAGTCAATGGACACAATTCAAACTTTCATAACTTACCCTTTACTAAATTTGAATGATCAATACCCCTTTTTCATTTGCTTGATTTGGAATTAGGTTAATAATGACAATGGAAAGTTGATAATGTTTTATGTCATACAATGCACTAAATGATGTCCCCTTAAAAAAGTTTCTAAGGTGGACAAAAAATATGGGATGGAGAGAGTAACAAAGAACTATTTTAGATGTATATTCCACCAGGAGGATATGGGCTGAAAACTATGGGTAGagatttatatttgaatttttttttacttccctGTTGCAATAAATTATTATGCAAGAATGCTTCTCAAAATCACTTTTTAGGCAATTCATTTAGTATATCATGGCTTTTACATGATCCAAAGCCAACAATAATTCATATGATATATCATGTGTCGGCATGAAGTAAAGCTGATGAACATATTTAGCTAATCTATTTGTTATATAATAAGTCAAATtgattattaaagaaaaaaggtgAAAACTTGAGGTCAAATGCCAAACAATTGGAAAagcaacaaaatataaatgttcTCATTTCACTCTCTTACCTCTCAAATCCAACAATTggaaaagcataaaaacaaaattgggaagaaaaaaaataaaaaacccttttCTAGATCAAATTGTCATGTCAAATTCAATATTTAGAAGAAGCAAGGAAACATACATCATTTCTAACAATTATTGTTGGTTTGGATTCTTTTGTACCCTTGTCGACACCCTCTTTGCATTTGATGGAAAGTTGCCCCATGCCTTTGTCTTTCCATGCATCTTTATCTGCCGGATCACTTGACTGGACAATGTGAATGAAGAAACACCATGTTACACATTGAGTCAGCACTAGGAAGATAACAAGATCTCAGCTCATCAACAGTTAAACAGAATGCAATCAATAAGATATCATTGCACATCATTGACGTACACCCATCACCAtaaagaggaggaggaggaggaggagggggggggggtgtgggtcGCTTTTACAGTTGCATTAACATTAGTCCCTCAAAATTTCGGACAAGCTGCCAGATTACTCCTACACCAGTTAAAGCGTTAAACAGGTTCCATATAATAGACACGTGTGTGTTCACGCATAAACATATACGTTGAACAAAGTAGCATGGTGTTGACATATAAGCAAGCTTGTGAAGGCAAGTCAGCATTGAGAGACACGTAGATTTCTTTTGTctcatttttgggctcacataGCTCTCCATCTAATCATCCATCAAGATAAATATCACTAGTGATGCATATTAATGGCCAATTTTTAAATTCTCAGTCAGTCCTCCCTTTGATTCAACCGTGCAATATGTGCATTTGATTAGGCATCAAAGCCATGAATCTGATTGTTACAGATACTGTATTAGTTTATTGTACCCAAAATCATAATACACAAACAGAGGTGTAAACATCAAATGGCAATGAAATCAATTTAGTACATTTCAAGCCTCATGGATAGTCAACAGATGAGATGAGCAACTAGTGAATCCTGACATACAAAAGCAAGCTTGCATATGTAACATGCATGCACTGTCTTCATGTGTCACTACCAAAATAGGAAACCTAAAACAAAGCTCACTGATGATATCAACAGCAAAATGAGAACCTCAAATTATCATTTGAACAGATTGAAAATGGTGAATCCCAAtcttataaaaacttaaatacatGTAGCACCGAAATATATCacaattaagtaaaaaaatgtttttcttaacATACAATTATGGGTGAATAgcacaaaataaagcaaacttCGATCTAAAGATGCTGTCCGAAGATGGTATCATATAAATTTTCATGATTGAAGCCAATGGTCTTTGGACCAATTGACATTGCCTCCCTCGTAAGAaagagatggagggtgaggtcatgggttcaaacCCAAGCAGTTGCATGTGTTTTTACCTATCAGGGGGGAAAAAATCACAACTGAATACCTTCACATAAAGCTTGCACTTGACTTCATGAACAACAACTATTCCCTTCTCCTCAGACTTTTTTACTGATGGGCTGCTAGGCTGCTCCAACTCATTttctataaatagaaaaataaaatgcattatgtatacaataaaaaggataaacaagtccatgaagaaattttttctcaaaaatcaTACCAACAAATTAAAAGTTCTACACACATAGCAAAAACACAATGACAAACTTTAAGTGGTCTATATGCTCAGCCATAGAGCTGATCTAACATACAAAAGCAATATCTCCTATTAAACATACCTTTCTAGTTGAAAGGAAACTGGGTAAGTATTaagaaatgaaacaaaattcctaatatttattttcttgttttcccCTTCATGTTTTACTTGATCTTTGTAATTTTGGCTCTTGATTTTTTTGCCTCTTTTAGTACATTTCCAGTGTACTTGGGTTGGCTatgattattaataatatttttacgttacctatcaaaaaaaaaagaacatgagTTTAAAGAGGCATGAAACTTCATACCTTCATTTCCAAAACCAAAGAAGAAAATCCTCTTTTCATGCTAACAGAGAAAAGTTCAACACAGTAGATTTCACTTGTTCATATGTGGATTTTCGAAATTGCAAcaggaaaaagaataaacaatagtGTTCATCCACTTAGTAGACTCCAAAGTTAGCAAGACAAGAAACTGCTCGTTCCACAGCGGCAATGTTTTTATCAAGTGACTAAGTAAGTGAAGATAAATTTACTATTAAAGATTGCTCGTTCCACAGCGGCAAAACAAAGAGATAGTAAAGTAAAATGTTTCAATAATTAAgatctttccttttatttaatGATCCCCCATTTTGGTTATTTTCCATTCATAATCAGCACTTGTTCCTACATGCACTAAAGTTACATAAAGCCTGAAATTCCattaaaagtttttgaaattaatGCATTTATTGAAACTCACATAATCAAAAAgccattaaataataaatatttatgatttcATATGTAGTAAGCCAAATGTTCAATGTTTTAAACCCCCTTCACATAAGCAATTTGACATATCAACTCAGAAGCccatttaataatgtaatgcATACAAACAAAACATCAATTGAAATCATACAAAGTATACTGAAATAGATATCAGAGTTAATCATTATACCTAATGCTAAATGGctaaaaaagaatttgaaggaCTGCTAATAGactctttaaataaaaataaatattaaaaagaagaagaagaagaagaagtgagaGTTGTCCCCGAGAGAAGGTTCAAACTAGCGACTGCCGCCATAAGAATGGGTTGTAGAGCTGGAGGGAGAGGTCGTAGGTACAACACCCATTGGTGCCATATTCAACTCaccaacaacaataataataaaaataaaaccctaaaaattattattaagaagattaaatttatgaaaaaaaattaaaaaaaaaaaaaaaaactccattgCCTCACCACCATCTGCATCATCGGTAGCATCACAGTTTGTGGGAACTGAACTTTGATTAACAGTGCCTGAATTTTGAATTCCTGAAAAAAAGATAATCCCAAGAGCAAGTAGGATGTCAAATTCACTTTAATCTCATCGAAGTACACACATAAAACTctgttttaataaaaacaacGGCTGATAGAGATCATTAAAGCTGTCAAAAATTTCCTGAGCCTTTAGAGTCCTATTTACTCATTTATatccacaccccccccccccccggcgcagggaaaaaaaagacaCCAAATTTCAAATAGCTCAACTGGGTTTGATTAACATTGTGAAGTACTAACTCAAAGAGCTGAATTTGGTTCATGGAAGACAATGAAGATAAACCTaaagttttcacttttcaaccaCTTGAAGCCTCAGATTCAGAATAAATCATAGTATATTACAGGTTTAGAAGAATTCTCCCTGGGTACCTGTCTTTGTctactttattattataatatttttctagaACTTAGAAAAGAATATTTCCCCTTTACCATTCACTAGagtctatattttattaacttagTTTACACTTAGAAGTGAAATGCATTATTGCATTTGAGTAATAAAATGCAATTTCCTCACGTTCTgtggtatttttcttttttatctatttattttttttataaatagaaagCAAATAACATCACAGAGCTATTAATATGCATTTCCCTTCCATTAAGGAatataaaaacatcaaaaattaTACCCACCAAAAGAGACAGGAGTTTGATTGTTTGAAAATACTCCAGAGCTCCATAAATTTGGAAAGCTTGCAGTTGTACTTGCTGGAATAAATCCAGGGGCTTGATTGTTTGAAAATAATCCAGAGCTCAATGAAGTTGCAAAGGCTGTGGTTGTGCTTGCTGGAGTAGATCCAGGGCTTTGACTATTTGAAAGTGCTCCAGAGCTAAATGAATTTGCAAAGGCAGTGGCTGTGCCTGGAATAGATCCAGGGGTTTGACTGTTTGAAAATGCTCCAGAGCTAAATGAAGTTGCTGATGGTGTAGTTGTGCTCGCTGGAGGAAACCCAGTAGATTGGTTATTGAATAAAAGTCCAGAACTCCATGGTGTTCCAAAGCTTGAAGAGGTACCCGCTAGAGTTATGGCAGCTTTCTCTTGAGATAACTTTATCCCACTATTCTTGGTTTCattaaacattttattttccttgGTTTGAGATTCTGCAGCAGAAGAACTACCTCCATTGGCTGCATTTGCTTTGAGCCAGTTGACAACATCACTGAACTTCTCCTGGAAAGAGAGGTTAAATGGAAATATCTTTTAAATCAGCAAATATTACAGCCAACCAGTTGACAACATCACTGAACTTCTCCTGGAAAGAGAGGTTAAATGGAAATATCTTTTAAATCAGCAAATAttacagccaaaaaaaaaaaactcaccaaACCCCCAATCCCAAGAGGGAAAACATTATTTAGAATTAATAGAGAATTTTGTCCGTGCTGCCTGCTTATAGCTATCTTCCATGGCAAAGTATAAGTAATACGATAGTGACAGAATTCTAGTTCTAGCTCAACTGCTTATGGTCAGGTTTACAATTGAAGAACCTGATGAAGTATAGGGTATCAATCCATGTGGACATTTTCCCATGTCAAAGTAAAGCAGACAAGAATTAGGAGCTACTGTGGAACAGGCCAGAGGACACGCTTTAAACCAAAATGCTCAAAGCGTAATAGATAGATTATTCAGTCTTACCACTCTACAAGGGCATATCCCAAGTGACAATACACCTTTAAATCTTATAACATGTGTGGGTAtgtaaattcattaaaaaatgtagctgaaatgagaatgttaagataGATACAAGGAAatctgaggaaaaaaaaatactttgaaatGAGGAAATTCTTTTATAGATTGGGGGTGATTCCTATTGATTTAAAGAAGAGTGGGTTGATGGTagtggttgttgttgtgttgttggacatgttagaaaaaaataaaggccATTTAAAACTTTGGTCCACAAAATCACTAGTCATCtgaaaaactaattaatttctGCATATATGACAGTTACGCACACATACAGCATCTCTGAATAAATGTAGATAAACCCACCAAATTAGCTTTTGCAATATAGAATTTCTTCAACTATCACACTGACCCAAAGATATTAAGTAGAATTTCTGAACTGCATACACCTAAGAAATATATATCAACTTACGAAtagataaaacattttattggaATTACCATAATGTTTGAAGCATGAGCAAGGTAGTCCCGGACACCGTCTTCCCAAAGTTCATCAGGGTGGTTCTTCAATTGTGCTTGGACCCAACTGTTCAAAATAAGCAAATACTGGCATATTAGTAGGGAAAATTAGAAACAATTCTGCAGGTacatacaattaaaaacaaaaacatgaaggaaaacatttttttgataggtatgAAGGCAAATATTAACAAGAAATATAACTAACAATTCCAAAAATCAATAGAACATGGAAGTATTATAGAAACTCTATATAATATAAAGGAGATTAAATCATgaggatttttgaaaaattatgcaGAGTAAAGTTGCAGAAATAAACTGCTGTTAATAACAAAAGACATATCACTTGGTATCAACTGCAGTAAGGGGATACCCACATGTTACATGGTGAATGCAGTTGTCAAATGGCagaacaaaaaagaagacaGATATTAAGAAAGGTGGACCTTGCAAACTGGGTATTGAGAGCTCTCACATGCTGACAAGATGACTTAGCCCGTTGCATATCCAATGGAGGCGTCATAGTCAACTGCTGAGATGGCTCTGCCCTATGAACATCAGCACTAGATCCTTCCATCACTCTTTTATTACGGAACTGCATCACattgaaattaataaactataataaaCCTCTGCACAGTCGTTAACAAGacaaaaccacataaaagaGAACTGGGAACATGCAGATGCacagagagaagaaaaaacaaaacaaacgaACGCACATTTTCACAGCCAACCACCAACAATCCTGTCATGTCTTCGGTGTACAAAATCACCAGCAATTTTTTTGAGTTCCAACAGACATTGTGTGCCCATTTTGGGAATTATTTCAAGATTCCAATAACCGAACAccaaacacaacccatttcaaaaGAAACTTTTATTGACATGGAAATTCTTCCAACAACCATTTCAATTTAGCTTTCTCAGCATCTTAATGCGTGCATTATTGCAAAGCGTTTGTTAAAACAGCATGAGGTGGAATTGCATGTTAAACTGATGATAAAATCTCGCATTTGATTTAAAAGGTCTTATATAGATTCAACCAAAGCACCCCACCCCACTTAACTTTTTAACAACCCAGTGAAAAGACCAAAAATCTAAATATCTAAATTGAAGTTAAGCAAGAATGAACCACTACTTTTTCAGCTACCCACTTAGTTCTAAACGAAACACATAAAGTTCACCGCTGCACTTTTCTCCACTTTCCTTTGCTTCCTCACTCTTGCTCAAAATAACCCAAGTGGAGAACTGGGGTTAACATATCACATTTTCTCCTATAATTTACTGACAAAAATTTATCCAATAATAaacccaattattattattcaacaCTTATACTTCAtagaatgaaaaataataattataaataaataaataaacacataattttatttattttataaaatccACAGCTTCAGCCATAACATGAAACACTATGCACGGtaactaacaaataaattgttcaagtatttactatttagcaCTTATtatccaaaattcaaaattaatccAAATTATCTTACTGAGCTCAGAATACACAGATATTTCTGCTtccccaattttaaaattaaaaataggaaaaaaattactttcatttttcttttcctagtaaTCCAATAGAGCcaaaatacttaaaaattttaaaataaagcaTGTTAATAAAACACAAGCTTCAGTAACTAATTTAGAGCAAAACGAATACGCGAAATTCGGACaaagaagatagaaaatatttttattaaaaaaagtacgGATACTCACGGCCGTGTCGTTCGTGTCGGGAATGGAGTCGGACATGGCAAAACGTTTCGTTCCTTTCATGATTGTTAAGAAAAAAGCGCAAGGCGGAAAaggtttttagggttttttttttttttttttttcctttcaaaaataaaatcagcTTTTTGTTTCAggctatttgttttgttttgtttaaaagggtggagtcttttttatttttatttttttcagttttttttttaaaaaaaaataggagcCGTTGGATCGGGTGGGGAACGAATTTTCAATTGGGGCCGTTGGATCGGGTCGACAATGGTGGGTGCTCCAGTTGAGAAGCGAGGACTCGGTGGGTCTTTTTCTGTCTAGTGCAGAGAAAGGAATGTTCAGATGGGCCACGTGCTacttgggatttttttttttttttaatttataatgtgGATGCCCATGCTGCTACTGGGGCCCACTACCAAAAACCAAAATGAGAGCAATATGGGCTGGCCCAGTTCAAACCTGAAGTCCAGGCTTTTAGGGATTACAGggtctttttaagttttaagccTAGATTTCACTTTTATAAGAATAAGCCTATGCGCTATGCTCAAGCAAGAATCATTCCTTGCTTAGTTTGGACCAGTTTCCTATACTTGACCCAATTTGAAATCCCAAGAAAGATACAAGATGGATTCGGACCGCTTTAAAAATCGGAAAATATTGATTTCACACTCTACgttatactttttatttatttattattattgatgttCATATTTATAACGTGAAATAGATGATGTATAAAATCAATGCTCTTTTAAATACTTGTATTGAGTAggacttctttttctttttttttagaataatatGCCAAAACCCCTATGTGGTTTCTCATAAAAACACATATCTCTGAGATGTTTTGAATGTAATACTTAATCTCCTACAGACACAAGGTGAGTTGGAGGCATAAATTGTTTTGCTATGACTAAACCATAATAGCCCATAAGGGAATTTTGTGCAGTTTTTCCTTCACCTGTTTTAGGCATCTCAATAAATAGAGCCAAAAAAGAATATAGACTCCACGGAATTGGCTCCATCTTCATCTTTGGCAACAAAAACAATtgagaggaaaagaagagaTGCGAACCAT
The sequence above is drawn from the Quercus lobata isolate SW786 chromosome 12, ValleyOak3.0 Primary Assembly, whole genome shotgun sequence genome and encodes:
- the LOC115971424 gene encoding nuclear pore complex protein NUP98B produces the protein MKGTKRFAMSDSIPDTNDTAFRNKRVMEGSSADVHRAEPSQQLTMTPPLDMQRAKSSCQHVRALNTQFASWVQAQLKNHPDELWEDGVRDYLAHASNIMEKFSDVVNWLKANAANGGSSSAAESQTKENKMFNETKNSGIKLSQEKAAITLAGTSSSFGTPWSSGLLFNNQSTGFPPASTTTPSATSFSSGAFSNSQTPGSIPGTATAFANSFSSGALSNSQSPGSTPASTTTAFATSLSSGLFSNNQAPGFIPASTTASFPNLWSSGVFSNNQTPVSFGIQNSGTVNQSSVPTNCDATDDADGENELEQPSSPSVKKSEEKGIVVVHEVKCKLYVKSSDPADKDAWKDKGMGQLSIKCKEGVDKGTKESKPTIIVRNDVGKLLLNALLYPGIKTNLQKNSIVAIFHTSGDNDGSDKVVARTFLIRTKTEEDRNKLATAMQEYAPAS